CCGCCGAGGCCCACGCCGGTGCCGTCCGCTCGGCGACCGGCCGGGTGATGACCAAGGGCGAGGTGGCGATGGCGCTGAGCGGCACCGGCCGCGGCTTCGACCTCGGCGTCGCGTTCGGCAAGTTCACCATCCGCCGCGCGCGCTGATGCCGACGGCGCCGGTCAGGTGCGCGGCAGGGTGACGCCGCGCTGCCCCTGGTACTTGCCGCCGCGGTCGGCGTACGAGGTCTCGCAGGTCTCGTCGGACTGGAAGAACAGCATCTGCGCAACGCCCTCGTTGGCGTAGATGCGCGCCGGCAGCGGCGTGGTGTTGGAGAACTCCAGGGTGACGTGCCCCTGCCACTCCGGTTCCAGCGGCGTCACGTTGACGATGATCCCGCAGCGCGCGTAGGTGCTCTTGCCCAGGCAGACCACCAGGACGTCGCGGGGGATGCGGAAGTACTCGACGGTGCGCGCCAGCGCGAACGAGTTGGGCGGGATGATGCAGACATCGCCCTTGAAGTCGACGAAGTTGCGGGCGTCGAAGTCCTTGGGATCGACGATCGTCGAGTTGATGTTGGTGAAGATCTTGAATTCGTCGGCGCAGCGCACGTCGTAGCCGTAGCTGGAGGTGCCCCAGGAGATCAGCCGGGCACCGTCGTCGCCGTGGCGGACCTGGCCCGGCGCGAACGGCTCGATCATGCCGTGCTCGCTCGCCATCTGCCGGATCCAGCGGTCGGACTTGATGCTCATCGGTGCTCGCGCCTGTGCCTCGGGGCGCCAAATGTACCAGCAGGCCGGCCACGGCCGGGACGCGAGGCGCGCTCCCTGCCGTTTGCCGGGGCCATCTGCGCAAGCCGCGTCCGGCCCCCGGCACGCTGCGCCGGGCGGAATCGCGGCAACCGCTCCGGGTGCTAAGGTCGCCCGGGGAGGAGGGGCACCGGCCGTCGCAACGGCGACCAGGGACCCGCTCGTCCCCCGCTACCACGACGACGAGCACCGCCCATGAGATTCCGTCCGCCCGCCCTGTCGCTGCTGCTCGCGACCGCCCTTGCCCTGCCCGCCGCTGCCCAGCCAGCGGCCCCCGAGGTCCTGCGCATCGCCGCGCCGGACGCCGCCACCCGGGATGCCCTGGCGGAACTGGCCGGCCACCTGGTGGTGGAGCCGGACAGCGGGGATGTGCTGGTCGAGGCCGATGGCGCGGTCCACGCCCTGCTCGCCCGCCTGGCCCTGGACTGGCGCCGCGACGAGGCGGCCAGCGCCGGCCTGGCCGCCCAGGTCCAGGGCGCCAGCCGCTCTATCCCCGGCTATGCCTGCTTCCGTACGGTCGAGGAGACGCTGGCCACCATCGACACCCTGGTGGCGGCGCACCCGACGCTCGCAAGCTACGTCGACATCGGCGAGAGCTGGCAGGCCGGCAACGGCCCGAACGGCGCCGGCTGGCCGCTGCGGGTGCTGCGCCTCGGCAATTCCGCGATTCCCGGCGACAAGCCGCGCCTGTTCGCGATGTCGGCGGTGCATGCCCGCGAGTACAGCACCGCCGAGCTGATGACCCGCTTCGCCGAGCAGCTCCTGGCCGGCCACGGCGTCGACGCCGAGGCGACCTGGCTGCTCGACCACAACGAGTTCCACCTGCTGCTGCAGGCCAACCCGGACGGCCGCAAGCGCGCCGAGACCGGCATCCTGTGGCGCAAGAACCAGAACACCCAGGACGGCGCCTGCAGCACCAATCCGCCAAACGGCAACAGCCATCCGGGCATCGACCTCAACCGCAACTATCCGTGGCGCTGGGGCATCGGCACCGGCTCCAGCACCATCCAGTGCAGCGGCACCTTTCGCGGACCCTCGCCGGCGTCGGAGCCCGAGACCCAGGCGGTGCGCGACTACGTCACCGCGATCTTTCCGGACACCCGGCCCGGCGACCCCCTGGACCCCGCCATCGCCGCCGACCCCGACACCCGCGGCCTGTTCCTGGACGTGCACAGCTACTCGCGTCTGGTGCTGTGGCCCTGGGGCTATTCCGGCAGCCCGGTGACCGGCAACGACGCCGCCCTGGTCCGCCTCGGCCGGCGTCTGGCCTGGTTCACGGAATACACGCCGCAACGCTCGCTCAACCTGTACGCGACCAATGGCACCACCATCGACTTCGCCTACGGCGAGCTGGGCGTGCCGGCCTACACCATGGAGCTTGGCCTGGCCTTCTTCGAGGACTGCGCCTACGCCGAGCAGACGCTGTTCCCCGACAATCTGGCCGCCCTGCGTTACGCATCGCGCAGCCTGCATGCGCCATACCGGCTGCCGGCCGGCCCCGATGCCGACCAGGTGGCCGTCGACCTGGCCAGGGTGCCACGCGGAAGCCAGGTCACGGTCACCGCCCGCATCGACGACAACCGTCTGCGCAACGTGGGCGGGACCAACCCATCGCCTCAGCCGCCGCCCGTCCCCGTCATCGGCGCGCGGCTGTACGTCGGCAGCCTGCCATGGCAGGACGGCGCGACCGGGCTCGAGATGGCCGCCGCCGACGGCGGCTTCGACGCGATTACCGAAAACGTGCGGCTCGACCTCGACACCTCCGGCCTGGCACCGGGCCGGCACCTGCTGTACGTGCAGGGCCGCACGACCAACGGCGCCGGACCGCCGGCCGCCGTGTTCCTGGAGGTGATCGACGGCGACCGGCTGTTCGCGGACGGCTTCGAGTCGCCCTGAGGGGCGTCCGTCTGCATCGTTCGCTCCCGCGATGTGCGGGCGGCGAATCCCGGTGCGCGGCCGTCCGCCGGCGCCACCCGCGGCCACGCGGGCGGCGGTCCTGGCTGCATCCGACTGACCGGTTGGTACCCGTCCCCGCGGCGGCCTGCTGACCTCCGGCCCATGCCGAAGCGGTCCGACGGTGTTGCAATGCCGGTCATCGAGCCAGCCGCCGGACCCGCGCCATGACCGAAACCCTTGCCGCCGTGCTGGCGCTGGCCGTCGTCGACAGCATCAATCCCTCGGCCCTGGTGGTGGCCATCTACCTGCTGACGCAGGCGAACGTGGTGGCGCGCCTGCTGGCCTACGTCGCCGGCATCCTGGCGAGCTACTTCGCGTTCGGCTGCGCCCTCATGCTCGGCGCCGGGGCGGTGTTCGCACGGTTCGGCGCGGCGCTGGACCATCCCGTCGTCTGGGGCGTGCAGGCCGCGCTGGGCGCGGTCCTGCTCGCCTTCGCCGTGTTCGCGCCCAAGCGGGGCGCGGATTCGATGCCGCCGCCACCCGCGCCGCGCGCCGGCGGCCTGGTCGGCATGATGCTGCTCGGCGCGACCGTCACCGTGCTGGAGCTGGTGACCGCGCTGCCCTACTTCGGCGCCATCGCGCTCATGGTCGGGGCCGGGCTGCCGGCGCCCGTGTGGCTGCCGCTGCTGCTGGTCTACAACCTGATCTTCGTGTTGCCGCCGCTGGCCCTGCTCGGCCTCCACCTGGCGTTCGGATCGCGGCTGCGGAGCCGCTACGGCGGCTGGCAGGCGCGCCTGCAGGCCGGCGCCCGGGAGACCCTGTTGTGGATCTTCGGGATCGTCGGGGTCGGCCTGCTGTTCGACGCGGCGGCGCGGTTCCGCGCGGCCGGTTGAGGCCCAGCCCGGGCCGGACCCTGCCGGACCCTGCCGCCAACACGTCGAGTGCCGTGCCCGGGCGACCCGCAGAGCCATCCCAATGAGCCGGGCAGCGCCAAGGGTCCTGCGGCGGCCGTGTCTTTTTTCGGATCCGTTTCAAATTTTCAGATGTGTCCGGTTATCCGGACACCCCTGACCGCAATGCCCGCCGCATCCGCCGGGCATTTTCTCGAGCCCGGACATGGCCACCCAGGCGCATCGACCAGGCGCCAGGCGGCCGGTTCCGGCAGGCCGGATTTCCGAATCGACCCGGATCGCGCCAGTGCCGAGCCGCGAGGAAATCTCCTCAACCTGTTGTTTTCGAATGCCCCAATGCGCCTGGGCCTGCACGCCTGGCAGCGCCTGCGTGCGCCCCGACACGGATTTGACCGGACCAGCTGTGCGGTATTTAACGGAATACCCGGGGCAGCGCCTGTTATTGTCCGCCGCCACTGCCCCCTTGTGACTCCCGCCATGCGTCGTCTGCTTCCCCTCCTGGCCCTTTTCCTGGTCCCGCCCCCGGCCGGCGCCTCGGAAACCCAATGCAATGGCGCGGGCCTGCCCGAGCCGGTGCTGTTCGTCCTGCAGTATCCGGTGCCCAACGATTTCGGCAGCATCGGTTCGGTGTTCGCCAATCACCTGGGCGGTATCGGCAACGCCGGGCGCGGCGGCGACCTGATGATCTGCTATCCGAACGGCGCGTTGCGCAACCTGACCCGGGAGGCCGGCTTCGGCATGGTCGGCATGCAGACCGGCCAGGCGATCTCGGTGCGCGACCCGCACGTGCACTGGTCGGGTCAGAAGGCGCTGTTCTCCATGGTGGTTGGCGCGCCCACCCAGCAGTACCAGGTGCGCAGCGACTATTGGCAGATCTACGAGGTCACCGGTCTGGGCCAGGGCCAGGCCGCGACCATCACCCGGCTGGCGACCCAGCCGGAGAACTACAACAACGTCGAGGCCGCCTGGCTGGCCGACGACAGCATCGTGTTCTCCTCGGACCGGCCGCGCAACGGCCAGCGCCACCTGTACCCGCAGTTCGACGAGTACGAATCGGCGCCGACGCCGACCGGCCTGTGGAAGATCGAGGCGGGCAGCGGCCGGCTGTCCCTGCTGCAGCACAGCCCGTCCGGTTCGTTCCATCCGTTCGTGGACAGCTACGGTCGGCTGGTCTTCACGCGCTGGGACCACCTGATGCGCGACCAGCAGGGCGACAACCCATCCAGCAATCCGCACGGCGCCTTCAATTACGCCAGCGAGGCCGTCGACGCCGCCCGCCTGCCCGACCGCAGCGAGGTGTTCCCGGAACCGCGCCTGCCCACCGGCATCTTCCACGGCAACCGCATCAACCACTTCATGCCCTGGATGATCCGCCCGGACGGCACCGGCGAGGAATCGCTCAACCACATCGGCCGCCACGAGCTGCACGCCTACTTCGAGGCCAGCATCAACACCGACCCGCTGATCAACCATTTCGGCGCGCCGTCCGGACGCAACAACGTGCTGCACCTGCTGCAGACCATCGAGGACCCGACCACGCCGGGCCGCTACCTGTCGATCGACGCGCCCGAGTTCGGCGCCTACGCCTCCGGCCAGCTGGTCAGCTACCTGGCGCCGCCGCACCTGCAGGCGCGCAATCTGCAGGTCCAGTACCTGAGCGACCGCAGCGGCGCCGGCTTCCCGTCGCCGGCGCCGGCCGGCTTCGCGCGCTACCGCAATCCGGCGGTGTTCTCCGACGGCAGCCTGATCGCCGCGCACACCACGACCGCCGCCTATGCCGCCAACCTCGGCAACCTGGCCAATCCGCAGTCCTCGTACGCGTTCCGGATCCGCCGGCTGGTGGTCGGCGGCGACGGCCGGGTGAACCCGGGCACGGCGCTGACCCAGGGCATCACCCGGCAGGTCCAGTTCTGGAGCCCGGACGTGATGGTCACCTACAACGGCCCGATGTGGGAGTTCTCGCCGGTCCCGGTGCGCGCGCGGCCGCGCCCGCCCGTGGTCAACGACCCGGGCCTGGAGGCGCCGGAGGCCGCCGCGTTCGCCCAGGCCGGCAGCAGCCTGGATTCGCTGCAGGCGTTCCTGAAGGCCTGGGACCTGGGCCTGGTGGTGGTGCGCGACGCCACCACCCGCGACGGCCCGGATCGCCAGCAGCCGTTCAACCTGCGCGTGCCGGGCGGCGTCCAGACCGTCACCGGTACCGGCCAGGTCTACGACATCGCCCACTTCCAGGTGGTCCAGGGCGACCAGGTGCGCGGCTACGGCGGCACCGCCAACCCGCGGCCCGGCCGCCGGGTGCTGGCGCGCTGGCTCAACGACGCCGCCGCCGTCCGCTTCAATCCCGGCAACCCCGGTGGCCCGCCCGGCTCGGTGGCGATCGCCGCGGACGGCTCGGTGGCGATGTTCGTGCCGGCGCGGCGAGCGCTGTCCTGGCAGGTCAACGCCCCGAACGGCGAGCCGGTGGTGCGCGAGCGCTACTGGCTGACCGTGCAGCCCGGCGAGGTCCGCGCCTGCGACGGCTGCCACGGCGCCACGCCGACCAACCAGGTCGGTCAGGGTGCGGCGCAGAACACGCCGCTGGCCCTGCGCGAGCTGCTGACCTGGTTCGAGGCCACCCACGACCGCGTGTTCGCAGGCAGCTTCCAGCCATGATCCGGCGGGCCGGCTGCGGCCTGCTTCTGGCCGCAGCCGGTCTGGCATCCGCCCCGGCGCACGACGGGGAGGACCGTCCATCCGGCGCGACCACGGGCACCTCGGGGCCGACGGTCCTGGTGTTCTCGCGCACCACAGGCTTCCGCCACGATTCGATCCCCGCCGGGCACGCGCTGCTGCAGGCCCTGGCCACGCAGCACGGCTTCGTCGCCGTGGCCAGCGAGGATCCGGCGCAGTTCTCCGCCGCCAGCCTTGCCGGCTTCGACGCCGTGGTGTTCCTCAACACCACCGGCACCGTGCTCGATGCCGCCCAGAAGCAGGCCTTCGAGTCCTGGATCCGCGCCGGCGGCGGCTTCGTCGGCGTCCATGCCGCCGCGGACACCGAATACCAGTGGCCCTTCTACGGCGAGCTGCTCGGCGGCGACGCCTGGTTCCTCAGCCATCCGGCGATCCAGGACGCCGAACTCGATGTCGAAGCCGGCGACGACCGCGCCACCCGCCACCTGCCCGCGCGGTTCGGCTTCCGCGACGAGTGGTACAACTTCCAGGCCAACCCGCGCCCCGCGGTGACCGTGCTGCTGCGCATCGACGAGGGCAGCTACGCCCCCGGCGGCGGCGCCATGGGCGCCGACCATCCGATCACCTGGCGGCGCGGCGTCGACGCCGGCCGGTCCTGGTACACCGCGCTGGGACATCGCATCGAGACCTACGCCGATCCGCGCTTCCGCAGGCTGCTGCTCGGCGGCCTGGTCTGGGCCAGCGGCGACGGCCTGCTGTCGACCGGATTCGAATCCGATCTTCCGGCCGACCGCGGGTCACGCTGAGCGGGCGCCAATGGTCGCGCGGGCCGGCGTCGACGCGCCAGGATGCTTCTTGAGAATGCGTAGCGAGGCCTTCGAGATCGCGTCGTGATGCGGATGGCTCCGTCGAACCGGCCAACGGGAGCGGACCGTGCCACGGCGCGAAGGTCGTCGACCGCAGCAGCGGCCGCACGAAAGATCCGGGGTGGCCCGTCGGCCCCTACTCGATGACGATGCTGGGCAGGCCCAGCTCCTTGCTGCGCGCGCGCAGGCTCAGGCGACCGGCGGCGGCGCGGGCGATGGCGCGATAGGCGGCCGCCTCGGCCGAGTCCGGCGCGGCCACCACGGTAGGGTTGCCGCCGTCGGCCTGTTCGCGGATCGCCAGCGCCAGCGGCAGTTGGCCGAGCAGGGGCACGTCGTACTGCTGCGCCATGCGCGCGCCGCCGCCCTCGCCGAAGATCGGCTCGACGTGGCCGCAGGCGCCGCACACGTGGGTGCTCATGTTCTCGACCACGCCCAGCACCGGCACCTCGACCTTGCGGAACATGCCCAGCGCCTTGCGCGCGTCGAGCAGGGCGATGTCCTGCGGCGTGGTGACGATCACCGCACCGGACACCGGCACGCGCTGCGACAGGGTGAGCTGGATGTCGCCGGTGCCGGGCGGCAGGTCGATCACCAGGTAGTCCAGGTCGTCCCAGGCGGTCTCGGTCAGCATCTGCTGCAGGGCCTGGGTGGTCATCGGACCGCGCCAGATCATCGGCGTGTCCTCGTCGATCATGAAGCCGATCGACATGCACTGCAGGCCGTGCGCCTGCTTGGGCACGATCCGCTTGCCGTCGGGGCTGTCCGGGCGGCCCGACACGCCCAGCATGCGCGGCACGCTGGGGCCGTGGATGTCGGCGTCGAGCACGCCGGCGTGGGCGCCCTCGGCGGCCAGGGCCAGGGCCAGGTTGACCGCCGTGGTCGACTTGCCGACGCCGCCCTTGCCGGAGGCGACGGCGATGATGTTGCGCACCTGAGGCAGCGGCGTCAGCCCGGCACGCACCTGGTGGGCGACCACGCGCTGGTCGACGCCGACCAGGGCATCGGCGAAGCCGGCCGCCGCCAGGGCGGCGGCGACCTGATCGCGCAGGACGGGCAGCCAGGAGCGCGCCGGGTAGCCGAGCACCAGGTCGACCGCCAGCCGGCCGCCGCCCTCGACCACCGCCTTGAGCGCGCCGCCGGCGACCAGGTCGACCCCGGTATGGGGATCGACGATCCCGGCCAGCACTTCGCGCACCCTGTCCTCGACGCCTGCCATCGCCTCACCTTCCTTGCTGCGGGGCGGCCATTGTAGGCCGCGGTCGCACGCCGGGTGCGATAATGCGCGGCCCCCGAGGTCCCGCCCGCGCATGCCGACGAAGCCCCTGCTGGTCACCAACGCCCTGCCCTACGCCAACGGCCACCTGCACCTGGGCCACCTGGTGGGCTACATCCAGGCCGACATCTGGGTGCGCGCCCGGCGCATGGCCGGCGACACCGTGCACTTCGTCTGCGCCGACGACACCCACGGCACGCCGGTGATGCTGGCGGCCGAGAAGCAGGGCGTCTCGCCGGAGGACTTCATCGCCGCCATGCAGGCCAGCCACGAGCGCGACTTCGCGGATTTCCATGTCGCCTTCGACCACTACGGCTCCACCCATTCGGCGCGCAACCGGCAGTGGGCGGAACGGCTGTACCGGGCGCTGGACGCCGGCGGCCACATCGAGCGGCGCGCCATCGCCCAGCTCTACGATCCCGAGCGCGGCATGTTCCTGCCCGACCGCTACGTGCGCGGCACCTGCCCGAACTGCGGCGCCGCCGACCAGTACGGCGACAACTGCGAGTCCTGCGGCGCCACCTACGCGCCCACCGACCTGGTCGACGCCCGTTCGGTGGTGTCCGGCGCCACCCCGGTGCTGCGCGAGTCCGAGCACTTCTTCTTCCGGCTCGGCGACTTCACCGGTGTGCTCAGGGACTGGCTGGCCGGCGACGTCGCCGTGCCCGGCGTCAAGGCCAAGCTGCGCGAATGGATCGATGCCGAGGGCGGCCTGCGCGACTGGGACATCTCGCGCGACGCGCCCTACTTCGGCTTCGAGATCCCCGGCCACCCGGGCAAGTTCTTCTACGTGTGGCTGGACGCGCCGATCGGCTACCTGTCGAGCCTGGCGGCGCTGTTCGACGGCGGCGGCGTGGCTGGCGCCGATGCCACCACGTTGGAGTCCCTGCTGGCGCCCGGCGAGCAGGCCGAACTGCACCACTTCATCGGCAAGGACATCGTCAACTTCCACGGCCTGTTCTGGCCCGCCGTGCTGCACGGCGCCGGCCTGCGCCTGCCGACCCGCCTGCACGTCAACGGTTACCTGACCGTCAACGGCGCCAAGATGAGCAAGTCGCGCGGCACCTTCATCCAGGCCCGCACCTACCTGGATGCCGGCCTGGAACCCGAGTACCTGCGCTACTACTACGCGACCGTCTCCGGCGGCGGCGTCGACGACCTCGACCTCGACCTCAAGGCCTTCGTCGACGTGGTCAATTCCCACCTGGTCGGCAAGTTCGTCAACATCGCCAGCCGCTGCGCGAAGCTGCTGGCGACTCACTTCGGCAACACCTTGCCCAGGCTGTCGGCCTCGGAGCCCAGCGCGGAGTTTTCGTGTGCCTGGCACCTCGCCGACGTGCGCCAACTGGGCACGCGTGTGGGGGAGGCCTTCCGACGTGGCGAATTCGCGGCTGCCGTACGCGACATCATGGCAGTGGCGGACAGACTCAACCGCTTCATCGACGAGCGCAAACCGTGGGAGCAGGCCAAGGACTCAGGCCGGCATGACGAACTGGGCGACACCCTGCTGGTTGGCATCGCCGGGTTCCGAGCCATGGCCATAGCCTTGGCGCCGGTCTTGCCTGCAATCGCGGCAGCGGTCGGTCGCTGGCTCGGCGAAGATGCCGGGCGGTGGACCGTAGACAGCTATGCCGTCGATATCTCCGGTCGGACACTGGCCGCCTACCAGCCCCTGCTCACCCGCATCGACCCCAAGCACATCGCCGCCATGATCGAAGCCAGCAAGGACACCCTCGCCGCCCCCCCTGCCGAGGCCGCCACGGCAACGCCCCCCGGTCCCCAATCCGTCCCCGGTCCCCAGAACACGCCCACCCCGAGTCCCGAGTCCCGGGCCCCGAATCCCGGCCCCGAAACCATCTCCATCGACGACTTCGCCCGCCTCGACCTGCGCATCGGCAAGGTGCTGGCCTGCGAGCCGGTCGAGGGCGCCGACAAGCTGCTGCGCTTCGAACTGGACGCGGGGGAGCTTGGCCGCCGGCAGATCTTCTCGGGCATCAAGGCCGCCTATCCGGAGCCGGCCGCCCTGGTCGGCCGGCACGTGGTGTTCATCGCCAACCTGGCGCCGCGCAAGATGCGCTTCGGGATGAGCGAGGGCATGATCCTGTCGGCCGGCAGCGGCGGCGGCGAGCTTTTCCTGCTCGATGTCGACACCGGCGCCCAGGCCGGCATGCCGGTGAAGTGATCCCCGGCGCGGTCGGCGCCCATCCACGGAGAGGCAAGCGGCATGGCAGCAACCTCGGCACGCCGCATCGGTCCGGTCCTTGCGACCTTCGTGGTCGCCAACAACATGATCGGCGCCGGCTTCTTCCTGCTGCCGGCGACCCTGGCGCGCAGCGGCAGCGTGACCTGGATCGCCTGGCTGGTCGGCACCGCCCTGGCGGTGCTGCTGGGCGGCGCCTTTGCGCGACTGGCGCGCACCCACCCGGCGATGACCAGCGCCGACGATTACGTCCGGCCGGCGCTGGGCCGCGACGCCGGGTTCCTGGCCGCCACCCTGTACTGGCTGGCGTCGTGGATCGGCAACAACGCCATCGCCGTCGCCGCCTTCGGCTACCTGGCGACCCTGCTGCCCTTCGCCAGCCATGAGCCGGGCGTCCAGCTTGCCGGCCAGCTCGCCCTGATCTGGCTGGTGTTCGCGCTCAACCTGCTGGGCCCGCGGCAAGTGGCGCGCTTCCAGGGCGCCACGGTCGTGCTCGGGCTGCTGCCGGTACTCGCGGTGCTGCTGTTCGGCTGGCAGCAGTTCGACCCGGACACCTTCGCGGGTGGCTGGAACCGGACCTCGGACAGCGACGCGGCGGTGGTGCTGGCCAGCCTGGCGCCGGTGTTCTGGGCCTTCGTCGGCCTTGAGTCCGGCGCGATGATCGCCGGCGTGGTGCGCGATCCCGACCGCAACGTGCCGCGCGCCACCCTGGCCGGCATCGTCCTGGCCGGCTGCGTGTACGTGCTCGCCTCGGTGCTGCTGATGGGTATCGTGCCGGCCGCCGAGCTGGCCGGTTCCAGCGCGCCGTTCGCGCTGGTCGCCGGTCAGCTGTTCGGTCCGCTCGGCCTCTGGCTGGTCGCCGCCGCGGCGGCGATCAAGGCGACCGGCACCCTGGGTGGCTGGATGCTGGTCAGCGGCGAGACCGGCGCACGGGCCGCCGCGCGCGGCTTTCTGCCCTGGGCGCTGTTCGGACCGGTGCGCGGCAACGGCGCCGCCGGCCGCGGACTGCTGGTGATCGCCGTGGGCATGAGCCTGGTCGCGGTGCTGACCTCGGCACCGACGGTCGGCGAGCAGTTCGGCCGCCTGGTCGGCATGGTGGTGCTGCTGGTGGTGATCGCCTACGCCGCGGCCGGATTGAGCCTGCTGGTCGGCTCGCCGGCCGCGCCGGCCACGGGGCGGGACCGCCTGTACGGCGCCGGCGCGCTGGCGGCCTGTGCCCTGCTGTTGTTCAGTTCGCCCTGGCCGATGCTGGGCGGGGCCCTGGCAACGGCCGCGCTGGTCTGGATCGCCTGGCGGCTGACCGGCGCCAGGCGGCCACCGCCGGCGGCGACGGATGCCACCGCGGATGGCTGACTACCTGCTGTTGCTGGTCGGCACCGTCCTGGTCAACAACGTGGTGCTGACCAAGTTCCTCGGGCTGTGCCCGTTCATGGGTACGTCCCGGCGCCTGGACAATGCGCTCGGCCTGGCCCTGGCCACCGGCCTGGTGCTGACCCTCACCTCGGGCCTGTGCTGGCTGGTGACCCGCTGGCTGCTCGAGCCGTTCGGCCTGGAGTACCTGCGCACCCTGGCCTTCATCCTGGTGATCGCCGCCAGCGTGCAGTTCACCGAGACCGTGCTGCGCGCCACCGCACCGGTGCTGTACCAGGCGCTGGGCATCTTCCTGCCGCTGATCACCAGCAACTGCGCGGTGCTCGGCGTCGCCCTGCTGAACACCTGGGCGCAGCGCAGCCTGTTCGAGGCGATGCTGGCCGGCTTCGGCGCCGCGCTCGGTTTCGGCCTGGTGCTGCTGCTGTTCGCGGCCGCCCGCGAACGCCTCGAGGCGAGCCCGGTGCCGGCACCCTTCCGCGGCGTGCCGATCGCCCTGGTCACCGCCGGCCTGATGTCCCTGGCCTTCATGGGCTTCGCCGGCATGGGCCGCGGCTGATGCTGGCGGCGGTGGCGGCGATCGGCGGCCTGGCCTTGCTGCTCGGGCTCCTGCTGGGCTGGGCGGCACGGCGCCTCCGCGTCGAAGGAGACCCGGTGGTCGAGCGCATCGATGCCCTGTTGCCGCAGACCCAGTGCGGCCAGTGCGGCTATCCGGGGTGTCGTCCTTACGCGCAGGCGATCGCCGACGGGCAGGCCGATATCAACCAGTGCCCGCCGGGCGGCGCCGCCACGGTGCGTGCCCTGGCCGACCTGCTCGGCCGCGAGCCGCGCCCCCTGGACGCTGCTCGCGGCGTGGAGAAGCCGCCGCAGGTGGCGCTGATCGACGAGGAACGCTGTATCGGCTGCACCCTGTGCATCCAGGCCTGCCCGGTGGACGCCATCGTCGGCGCACCCAAGCGCATGCACACCGTGCTGGCCGCGGACTGCACAGGCTGCGAACTGTGCCTGCCGCCCTGCCCGGTCGACTGTATCGATCTGGTGCCCCTGCCGACCCCGCTGCGCGGCTTTCGCCGGCCGGCGCCGAGGGTGCCGCTGCCGCACTGACGCCGCCGCCGGGCCGGGTGCGCACCGCGCCGCGGCTATACTGCGACCGACCCGACCAGGAATCCGCCATGTCCGTTTCGACGTTGCGCGCCGAGCACTGCCGGCCGCTCAAGGGCCCCGAACACCGTCTCGACGACACCGCCCTCGGCGAACTGCTGGCCGCCCTGCCGGGCTGGTCGCTGCGCGAGGA
This Lysobacterales bacterium DNA region includes the following protein-coding sequences:
- the rsxB gene encoding electron transport complex subunit RsxB, which codes for MLAAVAAIGGLALLLGLLLGWAARRLRVEGDPVVERIDALLPQTQCGQCGYPGCRPYAQAIADGQADINQCPPGGAATVRALADLLGREPRPLDAARGVEKPPQVALIDEERCIGCTLCIQACPVDAIVGAPKRMHTVLAADCTGCELCLPPCPVDCIDLVPLPTPLRGFRRPAPRVPLPH